The Lutibacter sp. Hel_I_33_5 genome has a window encoding:
- a CDS encoding MFS transporter: MKKKGLRWWVVGLVALAAVINYIDRQAFGALWPDIAKELFPNMDADGTKTIYGTISAIFILSYAAGQTIFGKIFDWIGTRIGFALSIGIWSLATMAHAFAKGMLSFSIFRSILGIAEAGNWPGAAKANAEWFPTKERAFAQGIFNSGAAVGGIVAYPIIGLLSVYLSWQAIFVCVGLIGFLWLLPWLYIVKSPPQKHPWLSEDEKQYILSGQQNQDIDKDGNYDEGYNPNTSKLLKHKESWGVIIASAAIDPIWWLFIVWIPIYLNEVFGLDVKEIAFSAWVPYVGAMLGAWFGGLLAQNRLGSGWSVDKTRKMVITLGCLIMLPCFFLLKAPGSAMNAVIIMAVLLFGFQTAIGNVQTLPSDMFSGKVVGTLSGFAGTAAKLGAFGLTALIPLLTKGGNYTPAFLIGGALALIALLAVWILCPKIEPLKEK, encoded by the coding sequence ATGAAAAAAAAGGGACTTAGATGGTGGGTTGTAGGACTTGTAGCATTAGCTGCTGTTATAAACTACATTGATAGGCAAGCTTTTGGAGCCTTATGGCCTGACATAGCAAAAGAGTTATTTCCAAATATGGATGCAGATGGAACAAAAACCATATATGGTACCATTTCTGCTATATTTATTCTGTCTTATGCTGCTGGTCAAACAATATTTGGAAAGATATTCGATTGGATTGGTACAAGAATAGGATTTGCATTGTCAATAGGAATTTGGTCTTTGGCAACAATGGCTCATGCGTTTGCAAAAGGAATGTTAAGTTTCTCTATTTTTAGATCTATTCTAGGTATTGCTGAAGCTGGTAACTGGCCAGGAGCAGCAAAAGCTAACGCAGAATGGTTTCCAACTAAAGAAAGAGCTTTTGCACAAGGTATTTTTAATTCTGGAGCAGCAGTCGGTGGAATAGTTGCATATCCAATTATAGGACTTCTTTCTGTTTATTTATCATGGCAAGCAATATTTGTTTGTGTAGGTTTGATTGGCTTTTTATGGTTATTACCATGGTTATATATAGTGAAATCACCTCCACAAAAGCATCCATGGTTATCAGAAGATGAAAAACAATATATACTTTCTGGTCAACAAAATCAAGACATTGATAAAGATGGTAATTATGATGAAGGTTATAACCCAAATACTAGTAAGCTACTTAAACACAAAGAAAGTTGGGGAGTTATCATTGCTTCTGCAGCAATAGACCCTATTTGGTGGTTGTTTATAGTATGGATCCCTATATACCTTAATGAGGTATTTGGATTAGATGTCAAAGAAATTGCATTTTCTGCATGGGTTCCTTATGTTGGAGCTATGTTAGGAGCATGGTTTGGTGGTCTTTTAGCTCAAAATAGATTGGGTTCAGGTTGGTCAGTAGATAAAACAAGAAAAATGGTAATTACATTAGGTTGTTTAATTATGCTTCCTTGCTTCTTTTTGTTAAAAGCACCAGGATCTGCTATGAATGCAGTAATTATTATGGCTGTTTTATTATTTGGATTTCAAACAGCAATAGGTAACGTACAGACATTACCTAGTGATATGTTTAGTGGAAAAGTAGTAGGAACTTTATCTGGATTTGCAGGAACAGCAGCTAAATTAGGCGCTTTTGGACTTACCGCATTAATACCTTTACTAACTAAAGGAGGTAATTATACACCTGCATTTTTAATAGGAGGAGCATTGGCTTTAATAGCATTACTTGCAGTTTGGATATTATGTCCAAAAATTGAACCCCTTAAAGAGAAGTAA
- a CDS encoding SDR family NAD(P)-dependent oxidoreductase, whose translation MSKIDGKLAVITGATGGIGFQVAKRLGSEGYTVILNGIEDEVGAEKVAELTAAGITAEYYGFDVTDEEQVTSNINKIGEKYGKIDLLVNNAGGLGGRSRFEGMTTEFYRFVMALNLDSTFFASRAAIPYLKKGTNASIINYTSIAGWNAGGPGAGIYGTSKAGVHAITRALAKDLAEFGIRVNAVSPGTIDTPFHSQIKSTKPEVFASWKNNILLGRLGQPEEVASVISFLASDDAKFLTAETIQIGGGQGLGI comes from the coding sequence ATGAGTAAAATAGACGGAAAACTAGCTGTAATTACAGGAGCTACAGGAGGAATAGGATTCCAAGTAGCTAAAAGATTAGGGAGTGAAGGATATACTGTAATCTTAAATGGAATAGAAGATGAAGTAGGTGCAGAAAAAGTAGCAGAACTTACTGCTGCAGGAATCACTGCTGAATACTATGGTTTTGATGTAACTGATGAAGAACAAGTAACATCAAACATTAATAAAATAGGTGAGAAGTATGGAAAGATTGATTTACTAGTAAATAATGCTGGTGGATTAGGTGGTAGATCTAGATTTGAAGGTATGACAACTGAATTTTACAGATTTGTTATGGCGTTAAATCTTGACTCAACATTCTTTGCATCAAGAGCAGCGATACCTTATCTTAAGAAAGGTACAAATGCATCAATTATTAATTATACATCTATTGCTGGTTGGAATGCTGGTGGACCAGGAGCTGGAATCTACGGGACTTCTAAAGCTGGTGTACATGCAATAACTAGAGCGTTAGCTAAAGATTTAGCAGAATTTGGAATTCGTGTAAATGCTGTTTCACCAGGAACAATTGATACGCCTTTCCATTCACAAATAAAATCAACAAAACCAGAAGTTTTTGCTTCTTGGAAAAATAATATTTTGTTAGGTAGATTAGGGCAACCAGAAGAAGTTGCATCAGTAATATCATTTTTAGCAAGTGATGATGCGAAATTCTTAACTGCCGAAACAATCCAAATTGGTGGTGGCCAAGGTTTGGGAATATAA
- a CDS encoding 6-phosphofructokinase codes for MKKSIAIICGGGPAPGINTVISTIAKTFLKDDYNVIGVHHGYQGLLSDNPELKFFDFQHADRIFSRGGSTLIMSRFKPKDSDFKSQFFEKNNVKLLVTIGGDDTASTANRLTKYLKTQELSVSHIHVPKTIDNDLPLPDRNPTFGFHTAKDEGVRIGNTVYEDARTSENWFVMSTMGRSAGHLAFGIASACHFQMMIIPEMFNKAEITFDKIIKLVVSSIVKSKIKGVEYGVALISEGVFHFMDEKEILSSDINFTYDEHGHPELGNVSKSHIFNYLLQKKLKEIGLKVKTRPVELGYELRCCNPIAFDLTLCTLLGIGVKKLYDNGITGCIVSANSRGDITPLYLKDFEDEKGKIPPRLVDINSDMVQLFLNNLFYIQEKDFTEAKKYLSNPEDYEMDNILNWK; via the coding sequence TTGAAAAAATCTATTGCTATTATATGTGGTGGCGGACCAGCGCCAGGCATTAATACCGTTATAAGTACTATTGCAAAAACATTTTTAAAGGACGACTATAATGTCATTGGTGTTCATCATGGATATCAAGGATTATTATCTGATAATCCTGAATTGAAGTTTTTTGACTTTCAACATGCAGACCGAATTTTTAGTCGAGGAGGATCTACCTTAATTATGAGTAGATTTAAACCAAAGGATAGTGATTTTAAGTCTCAGTTTTTTGAGAAAAATAATGTAAAATTATTGGTAACTATTGGTGGAGACGATACTGCGTCTACAGCAAATAGATTAACAAAATACCTTAAAACACAAGAATTATCTGTTTCTCATATTCATGTTCCAAAGACTATTGATAATGATTTGCCTTTGCCAGATAGAAATCCAACCTTTGGTTTTCATACAGCTAAAGATGAAGGAGTAAGAATAGGAAACACAGTTTACGAAGATGCCAGAACAAGTGAAAATTGGTTTGTAATGTCTACTATGGGGCGTTCCGCAGGTCACTTAGCATTTGGAATCGCTTCTGCATGTCATTTTCAAATGATGATTATTCCAGAAATGTTTAACAAAGCAGAAATTACATTTGATAAGATTATTAAATTAGTAGTTTCTTCAATTGTAAAATCTAAAATTAAAGGGGTAGAATATGGTGTAGCATTAATAAGTGAAGGTGTTTTTCATTTTATGGATGAAAAAGAAATTTTAAGTTCAGATATTAATTTTACATATGATGAACATGGACATCCAGAATTAGGAAATGTTAGTAAGTCGCACATATTTAATTACTTATTGCAAAAAAAGTTAAAAGAAATTGGATTAAAAGTTAAAACGAGACCTGTAGAGTTAGGGTATGAGTTAAGGTGTTGTAATCCAATAGCGTTTGATCTAACTTTATGTACTTTACTAGGTATTGGTGTAAAAAAATTATATGATAATGGCATTACTGGCTGTATAGTAAGTGCTAATTCTAGAGGTGATATTACTCCATTATATTTAAAAGATTTTGAAGATGAAAAAGGAAAAATACCACCTAGATTAGTCGATATAAATTCAGATATGGTTCAACTTTTTTTGAATAATCTTTTTTACATCCAAGAAAAAGATTTTACTGAAGCTAAAAAATACCTTTCTAATCCAGAAGACTATGAAATGGATAACATATTAAACTGGAAATAA
- a CDS encoding sugar porter family MFS transporter yields MNKTKFLILITSITALGGLLFGYDTGVINGAQFYLTKYFQLDAATQGWVVGSALLGCLVGAVASGPLSIKIGRKHSLIISAILFSISAWGSGLPSFMTESVSLLVFFRIIGGLGIGIASMNAPMYIAEIAPAERRGNLVTFYQLAIVVGFFVVFLATYFIGSSLSETENLEFGWRHMFWSELIPSSLFLAALFFVPKSPRWLYLKGRNKEALSVLTKIHGEEKAIKESKEILKSLQIETKKIKINYLSKAVFSIIIIGSVFSLLQQFTGINAVLYYGADIFEKALGFGKEDVLKQQILLAFVNLIFTFVAMVTVDKIGRKPLVYIGAIGMLVGFLLLGITIQQQSIGFLSLLGVLIFIGSFALSMGPVVWVVLSEMFPNTIRSVAMSVAVAVQWGGNYLVSQSFPMVTASEVNNNNFWNGSLPYFIFSAFIIIIILFTYKFIPETKGKSLEEIEILWDK; encoded by the coding sequence ATGAATAAGACTAAGTTTTTAATATTGATTACATCCATAACAGCATTAGGAGGTTTGCTATTTGGTTATGATACAGGTGTAATAAACGGTGCTCAATTTTATTTAACAAAATATTTTCAGTTAGACGCCGCAACTCAAGGCTGGGTAGTTGGTAGTGCTTTATTAGGATGTTTGGTTGGAGCAGTAGCATCAGGACCTTTGAGTATTAAAATAGGAAGAAAACATTCTTTAATTATTTCTGCAATTTTATTTAGCATTTCTGCTTGGGGTTCTGGTTTGCCTAGCTTTATGACAGAATCTGTTTCTTTATTAGTTTTTTTTAGAATTATAGGTGGTTTAGGTATTGGTATTGCCTCTATGAATGCACCAATGTATATTGCAGAAATTGCACCGGCAGAAAGAAGAGGTAATTTGGTTACTTTTTATCAACTAGCAATAGTTGTTGGTTTTTTTGTTGTTTTTTTAGCAACCTATTTTATAGGTAGTAGCTTATCTGAAACTGAAAATTTAGAGTTTGGTTGGAGACATATGTTTTGGTCAGAATTAATACCAAGTAGTTTGTTTTTGGCGGCATTATTTTTTGTTCCAAAAAGCCCTAGATGGTTATATTTAAAAGGAAGAAACAAGGAAGCTTTATCTGTTTTAACAAAAATACATGGAGAAGAAAAAGCAATAAAAGAAAGTAAAGAAATATTAAAATCGTTACAGATCGAAACGAAAAAAATAAAAATTAATTATCTTTCAAAAGCTGTTTTTAGTATAATTATAATTGGATCTGTTTTTTCTTTATTACAACAGTTTACAGGTATAAATGCAGTTTTATATTATGGAGCAGATATTTTTGAAAAGGCTTTAGGTTTTGGTAAAGAAGATGTATTGAAACAACAAATATTATTAGCTTTTGTTAACTTAATTTTTACATTTGTTGCCATGGTAACTGTAGATAAAATTGGTAGAAAACCTTTAGTCTACATTGGTGCAATTGGTATGTTAGTTGGTTTTTTGTTATTAGGTATAACAATACAACAACAATCGATAGGGTTCTTATCGCTTTTAGGGGTGTTAATTTTTATTGGGTCATTTGCATTGTCTATGGGACCAGTAGTTTGGGTAGTTCTATCAGAAATGTTTCCAAATACAATTAGAAGTGTAGCAATGTCTGTTGCAGTTGCTGTACAATGGGGAGGTAATTATTTAGTTTCACAATCTTTTCCAATGGTAACAGCCAGTGAAGTAAATAATAATAATTTTTGGAATGGTTCTTTGCCTTATTTTATTTTTAGCGCCTTTATAATTATTATTATATTATTTACTTATAAGTTTATTCCAGAGACTAAAGGGAAATCTTTAGAGGAGATTGAAATTCTTTGGGATAAGTAA
- a CDS encoding two-component regulator propeller domain-containing protein, with protein MRKFLFYYVVFFTIFTWSQKPTQEFNFVNIKEGISKVGIASIIQDHQGFIWIGTDGTGLYKFDGIEYTSYKHKLKDSTTLSSSRVKSSFIDRKNRLWIGTENGLNIYDRNLDKFKRIYLNKENSSNEFILSIQEDSSNNLIIGTNGFGLYKLNLNNFECHKVLNSTLTEDNQQIIINSIQHTKQGKTFVGTNFGLKEIDEINNKLIHSRIFTNHVNSISSGIENLFLDDKNNLWIGTQINDGVLKCKLSDDRNNNIIDVKKLDFTTKKIMTIVQLPDNSIMIGTENDGLFHLNTDGSVIKNYITDRAKENSILHNSIWELYVDRNKRLWLGYYNSGVAVSDKLYDKFKDLKSIPNNNNSLKTPSVMGMIKDNTNNLWIATDGGGIDVFNSKNNIITHINTKDKSIYKGLTSDHILTLFKDSKNNIWAGSWDKGIYLLKEGEKKFINYNIENTSGSLKSNAILSFAEDDSGIIWIASFLEGLHSFNPKTEKFIKHSLASYVKNDVSNIYIRKVLIDTSNNLWLGTTAGVYKVDKTGNEINKVSYLGSKMTEEFNNFSDISFTLTIYEDTKKNIWIGTRGGGLCKYKKENNTFKWYNSTNGLNEENITAIVEDNNENLWLSSNSGITKMDIKNQKFTNYTISDGLLSNDFNSDAVLKDKEGVLFFGNFKGIDYFNPNSININSRVPSLHITKFKLFNKDVLPNHKDSPLKKVISETKSITLTHKQSVFTIDYAGINFTRPEKNSYAYYLEGYESTWNYVGQKRSATYTNLDNGEYVFKLKAANNDSVWNETPIELKVTILPPWWRTMWALLFYVLLFVLGIYLLNYLTQRRIEEKEMYRNERLQQVQNEDLTKKKLQFFTNISHEFRTPLTLIINPLKDIIKNKELKLPEEVKNKHAIIYKNTDRLYRLINELMDLRKLQLNKMKVKAEKINLIDFSKNISYYFKEEALSKNVLLSVDADIHNIEVWADPKMLEKIIFNLLSNAIKATPSGGAINIELLSTDELYKFPALKNEEPIKAIEILISDTGEGLDKNQTEKIFERFYQIEGQNKTYVGGTGIGLEVVKNFVHLHKGKIEVKSKVGEGTTFKILLPMGNLHFDENEIVLNSENLYKSKDDFLSVNLVSKNLNKELTGDSKTKTVLIVEDNIELQDYLKNELLKEYKVYTANNGKEGYNIAKKFSPDAIITDVVMPEMDGFEFCSLIKNDASTSHLPILMLTAKSSVENRIEGIEKGADAYMVKPFDINLLKLRLSQLIKSRQLIFDKYFSSISGSEDLVNSNSVDKDFIQKLLNYINENISDPNLSVEELASQLFLSRSQLYRKIKAITGQTVNEFIRKIRLERAKKILDSGSANISEVCFSVGFSSPSYFSKCFKAHFGILPSEIVVKYDVENG; from the coding sequence ATGAGGAAGTTTTTATTTTATTATGTTGTCTTTTTTACCATTTTTACTTGGTCACAAAAACCTACTCAAGAATTTAACTTTGTAAATATAAAAGAAGGTATTTCTAAAGTAGGTATAGCATCAATTATACAAGATCATCAAGGATTTATTTGGATAGGTACTGATGGTACTGGATTATATAAGTTTGATGGAATAGAGTATACTTCATATAAACATAAACTTAAAGATTCAACAACACTTAGTAGTAGTCGAGTAAAAAGTTCATTTATTGATAGAAAAAATAGACTTTGGATTGGTACAGAAAATGGGTTAAATATTTATGATAGAAATTTAGATAAGTTTAAAAGAATTTATTTAAATAAAGAAAATTCTAGTAACGAATTTATCTTATCAATTCAAGAAGATTCTTCTAATAATTTAATTATTGGGACAAATGGTTTTGGTTTATATAAATTAAATTTAAATAATTTTGAATGTCATAAAGTTTTAAATTCAACACTTACAGAAGATAATCAGCAAATAATTATAAATTCAATTCAACATACCAAACAAGGTAAAACCTTTGTAGGTACTAATTTTGGTTTAAAAGAGATAGATGAAATTAATAACAAATTAATTCACTCTAGAATTTTCACAAATCATGTTAATTCTATTTCTAGTGGTATAGAGAATTTATTTTTAGACGATAAAAACAATTTATGGATTGGAACACAAATTAATGATGGTGTTTTAAAATGTAAATTAAGTGATGATAGAAATAATAATATTATTGATGTAAAAAAACTGGACTTTACAACTAAAAAAATAATGACTATTGTTCAATTACCAGACAATAGTATTATGATTGGTACAGAAAATGATGGTCTTTTTCATCTAAACACTGATGGTAGTGTTATCAAAAATTATATTACAGATAGAGCAAAAGAAAATAGTATTTTACATAATTCTATCTGGGAATTATATGTTGATAGAAATAAAAGACTTTGGTTAGGTTATTATAATAGTGGTGTTGCTGTTAGTGATAAATTATATGATAAATTTAAAGACTTAAAAAGTATACCAAACAATAATAATTCTTTAAAAACTCCTTCAGTAATGGGAATGATTAAAGATAATACAAACAATCTTTGGATTGCAACTGATGGTGGTGGGATAGATGTTTTTAATTCTAAAAATAATATAATAACCCATATAAATACAAAAGATAAATCAATTTATAAAGGACTAACATCAGACCATATACTTACACTTTTTAAAGATTCTAAAAATAATATTTGGGCTGGTAGTTGGGATAAAGGGATTTATCTTCTTAAAGAAGGTGAAAAGAAGTTTATAAACTATAATATAGAAAACACTTCAGGTAGTTTAAAGTCAAATGCTATTTTAAGTTTTGCTGAAGATGATTCTGGTATAATTTGGATTGCTTCCTTTTTAGAAGGTCTTCATTCGTTCAACCCAAAAACAGAGAAATTTATTAAACATAGTTTAGCATCATATGTTAAAAATGATGTGTCAAATATTTATATAAGAAAAGTGCTTATTGATACTTCTAATAATTTATGGTTAGGAACTACTGCTGGTGTTTATAAGGTAGATAAAACAGGAAACGAAATTAATAAAGTTTCTTATTTAGGAAGTAAAATGACAGAAGAGTTTAATAATTTTTCTGACATCAGTTTTACGTTAACTATTTATGAAGATACTAAAAAAAATATATGGATTGGTACAAGAGGCGGTGGGTTATGTAAATACAAAAAAGAAAACAATACTTTTAAATGGTATAATAGTACAAATGGTTTAAACGAAGAGAATATAACAGCAATTGTAGAAGATAATAATGAAAACTTATGGTTAAGCAGTAATTCTGGAATTACTAAGATGGATATTAAAAATCAAAAGTTTACTAATTATACAATAAGTGATGGTCTTCTTTCTAATGATTTTAATTCTGATGCAGTTTTAAAAGATAAGGAAGGAGTTTTATTTTTTGGGAATTTTAAAGGAATAGATTATTTCAATCCAAATTCAATAAATATAAACTCTCGAGTACCATCATTACATATAACAAAGTTTAAGTTGTTTAATAAAGATGTATTGCCAAACCATAAAGATTCTCCGCTCAAAAAAGTAATTTCTGAAACAAAAAGTATCACTTTAACACATAAACAATCTGTTTTTACAATTGATTATGCAGGAATAAATTTTACAAGACCAGAAAAAAACAGCTATGCTTATTATTTAGAAGGATATGAATCTACATGGAATTATGTTGGTCAAAAAAGAAGTGCCACTTATACAAATTTAGATAATGGTGAATATGTTTTTAAGTTAAAAGCAGCAAATAATGATAGTGTTTGGAATGAAACACCAATAGAGTTAAAAGTAACAATTTTACCACCTTGGTGGAGAACAATGTGGGCTTTGTTATTTTATGTATTACTATTTGTTTTAGGAATATACTTACTAAATTATTTAACACAGCGTAGAATAGAAGAAAAAGAAATGTATCGAAATGAACGCTTGCAGCAAGTTCAAAATGAAGACCTTACAAAAAAAAAGTTGCAATTTTTCACCAATATATCACATGAGTTTAGAACTCCACTTACTTTAATAATAAATCCGCTAAAAGATATAATTAAGAATAAAGAACTAAAATTACCTGAAGAGGTAAAAAACAAACACGCAATAATTTATAAAAATACAGATAGACTTTATAGGTTGATAAATGAATTGATGGATTTAAGGAAGCTACAGCTTAATAAAATGAAAGTTAAAGCAGAGAAAATTAACTTGATAGATTTTTCTAAAAACATATCATATTATTTTAAAGAAGAAGCATTAAGTAAGAATGTTCTCTTAAGTGTAGATGCAGATATTCATAATATAGAAGTTTGGGCTGACCCAAAAATGTTAGAGAAAATTATTTTTAATTTATTGTCAAATGCAATAAAAGCAACACCAAGTGGAGGTGCAATAAATATTGAATTATTGTCTACAGATGAATTATATAAATTCCCAGCACTTAAAAATGAAGAACCAATAAAAGCTATAGAAATTTTAATTTCTGATACAGGTGAAGGTTTAGATAAGAATCAAACGGAAAAAATATTTGAACGATTTTATCAGATAGAAGGTCAAAACAAAACATATGTTGGTGGTACAGGAATTGGTTTAGAAGTTGTAAAAAACTTTGTGCATCTCCACAAAGGAAAAATAGAAGTTAAAAGTAAAGTAGGTGAAGGAACAACTTTTAAAATACTATTACCAATGGGTAATTTACATTTTGATGAAAATGAAATTGTTTTAAATTCTGAAAACCTATACAAGAGTAAAGATGATTTTTTATCAGTAAATCTAGTATCAAAAAATTTAAATAAAGAGCTAACAGGAGATAGTAAAACTAAAACTGTTCTAATCGTTGAAGATAATATAGAGCTCCAAGATTACTTAAAAAATGAACTTTTAAAAGAATATAAAGTTTACACAGCAAATAATGGTAAAGAAGGTTATAATATCGCAAAGAAATTTTCTCCAGATGCAATAATTACTGATGTGGTGATGCCAGAAATGGATGGTTTTGAGTTTTGTAGTTTAATTAAAAATGACGCTTCCACAAGTCATCTACCAATACTAATGTTAACTGCAAAATCATCTGTAGAAAACCGAATAGAAGGTATAGAAAAAGGTGCAGATGCTTATATGGTTAAGCCATTTGATATAAATTTATTAAAATTAAGATTGTCTCAACTTATAAAAAGTAGACAGTTAATCTTTGATAAATATTTTAGTTCTATTAGTGGTTCCGAGGATTTGGTAAACTCAAACTCTGTAGATAAAGATTTTATTCAAAAACTTTTAAATTATATAAATGAAAATATTTCTGATCCTAATTTAAGCGTAGAAGAGTTGGCTTCTCAATTGTTTTTGAGTAGAAGTCAGTTATACAGAAAGATTAAGGCAATTACAGGCCAAACCGTTAATGAGTTTATTCGAAAAATTAGATTAGAACGTGCTAAAAAAATATTAGACAGTGGAAGTGCAAACATTAGTGAAGTCTGTTTTAGTGTTGGCTTTTCATCTCCATCATACTTTTCTAAATGTTTTAAAGCGCACTTTGGTATTCTACCTTCAGAAATAGTTGTAAAATATGACGTTGAAAATGGTTAA